The nucleotide sequence GGTTGGACCGGTGCACGGTCATCGTCGAGGCCGGGACGACCGCGGCGGCACCCGATCTCCCGGAGCGCGTGCGCCGCGCGCTGCGCGAAGCGCTGCTCGTCTCCCCCGCGGTCGCGATCGTGCCCCCCGGGTCACTCGAGCGCACCGAGTTCAAGGCGAAGCGCGTCCTCGACCGCCGCCCGCGGGCCGCCTCCCACCCGAGCCATCACCCCGCCCCGGCGGGGGGACCCGAGGGCGCCCACTCGTAGAGGACGTCGGGTTCCCGCTCCTCGTTGCCTGCCCCGTTGGTCCACTCGATCGGCGCGAACCCCCTCGCCTCGTAGAACGCCCGCGCGCGATCGTTCCGCTGGAACGTGAACAGCCGCAGCCGCCTTGGGCTCATCGCCTTGGCCTGGGCGAGCAGCCGGTCCCCGATCCCCTGCCGGTAAAAGCCGGGCCGGACGTAGAGGTGGTCGAGGTGGTCGCCGGTCAATGATAGAAACCCGACGATCGCCCCGTCGAGTTCGGCGACCCAGACCGCGCTGCGGCGCATCACCACCTCGGGGATCCAGCGGCGCGTCTCCTCGTCGCTGTGGATCGTGGGCAGGTAGGGCAGCGCCTCGTGGCGGGCGGCGAGGAACACCTCGGCGATCTCCGCCGCGTCGGCGCCGACCGCCGGCCGCAGGATCGCCTCCCGGCCACGCTTGGGGGTCATCCGCGCGTCGCTCCGGCCGGCAAATCCGAAAGGAATAGCGGGGGCGGCGCGCCCGGTCCGCCGCCCCCGCGACGTGCCGCGGAGATGGGGTTAGTGGCGCGGCAGGAGCAGGGCGGCGTCAGGGACGACCGCGAGCAGCATCAGGAGGAGCAGGATCAACGGCAGGATCGCGATGTAGGCCATCGCCAGCCGCTCGAAGCGCAGGCCCATGTAATAGGCGCCGATCAGGCTCGCCTTCATCAGGGCCAACACGATCAAGATGACGACGCGGGTCCCCGCCGAGATGTGAAAGACCAACACCGTGCTCATCTCGAGGGCGGTGATGGCGATGAGGACCAACCAGGCGGTGAGGTAGAGCCGGCTCAGGCCCTGCGTTTCATCCGTCATGATCCGTTGGCCTCCGTCGGGTAGGGTCGAGACGCCCGCATCACAGCAGGTAAATCGACGACCAGATGAACACCCAGACCAGGTCGACAAATCCCCAGTACAGCCCGGCGACCTCGACCCCTTCCGCCGAGGAAACGCCCCGGGCGACCCGGTCGGCCATCAGCCACAGGTACACGATGCCGCCGAGGACGTGGGCGCCGTGCAACCCAGTGATGATGAAGAAACTGAAGCTGAACGCCGGCACCCCCCAGGGGTTGCCGGTGAGGCGGGCGCCCTGCTCGATGAAGTGGGTCCACTCG is from bacterium and encodes:
- a CDS encoding GNAT family N-acetyltransferase, with protein sequence MTPKRGREAILRPAVGADAAEIAEVFLAARHEALPYLPTIHSDEETRRWIPEVVMRRSAVWVAELDGAIVGFLSLTGDHLDHLYVRPGFYRQGIGDRLLAQAKAMSPRRLRLFTFQRNDRARAFYEARGFAPIEWTNGAGNEEREPDVLYEWAPSGPPAGAG
- a CDS encoding cytochrome C oxidase subunit IV family protein, with translation MTDETQGLSRLYLTAWLVLIAITALEMSTVLVFHISAGTRVVILIVLALMKASLIGAYYMGLRFERLAMAYIAILPLILLLLMLLAVVPDAALLLPRH